Proteins from one Streptosporangium becharense genomic window:
- a CDS encoding ABC transporter permease: MSSKDPSGPVKDSPAAPPKPGRPGRGGRRHPLARFLFRRVVTALLLALGITLVTFVLTNLVPGDPVAANLGQRALGDPAIVAQWRAEHGLDKPLPQQYLLHLQGVLQGDFGMSQQSHRPVADDLAEAVPATLELAGTAILISVVLGVAFGVVAALRRDRLSDHVLRVVSLVGISVPTFWLALIAFYVFFYRLQITPGSGRIDPGMSPPPTVTGLYTVDAALAGQWDVFSSALGHLLTPALVLALYTIGLLTRFTRSAVLEVLGQDYVRAARAKGLPPRVILFRYVLRSALVPVITVAGLAFGSLLSGTVLVEAIFAWPGVGQYAYKSATSLDLPAVMGVGLVVGCVYLVINLIVDVLYGIIDPRVRMS, encoded by the coding sequence GTGTCAAGTAAGGACCCGTCCGGGCCGGTCAAGGACAGCCCCGCCGCTCCGCCCAAGCCCGGTCGCCCGGGCCGGGGCGGCCGGCGGCACCCGCTGGCCCGCTTCCTGTTCCGCCGGGTGGTGACCGCGCTCCTGCTGGCCCTGGGCATCACGCTGGTCACCTTCGTGCTGACCAATCTGGTCCCCGGCGACCCGGTCGCGGCCAACCTCGGTCAGCGGGCCCTCGGCGACCCGGCGATCGTCGCGCAGTGGCGGGCGGAACACGGCCTGGACAAGCCGCTCCCCCAGCAGTACCTCCTGCACCTTCAGGGGGTGCTCCAAGGTGACTTCGGGATGAGCCAGCAGAGCCACCGCCCGGTGGCGGACGACCTGGCGGAGGCGGTCCCGGCCACCCTGGAGCTGGCGGGCACCGCGATCCTGATCTCCGTCGTGCTGGGTGTGGCGTTCGGCGTGGTCGCCGCGCTGCGCCGTGACCGGCTCTCCGACCACGTGCTGCGGGTCGTCAGCCTGGTCGGCATCTCGGTGCCGACGTTCTGGCTGGCGCTGATCGCCTTCTACGTCTTCTTCTACCGGTTGCAGATCACGCCGGGCAGCGGTCGCATCGACCCGGGCATGAGCCCGCCGCCCACGGTGACCGGCCTCTACACGGTCGACGCCGCGCTGGCCGGGCAGTGGGACGTGTTCTCCTCGGCGCTCGGCCACCTGCTGACCCCCGCGCTGGTGCTGGCCCTCTACACGATCGGCCTGCTGACCCGGTTCACCCGGTCGGCGGTGCTGGAGGTGCTCGGCCAGGACTACGTGCGCGCCGCGCGGGCCAAGGGCCTGCCGCCCCGGGTGATCCTGTTCCGCTACGTGCTGCGCTCGGCCCTGGTGCCGGTCATCACGGTCGCGGGCCTGGCCTTCGGCAGCCTGCTGTCCGGCACGGTACTCGTCGAGGCGATCTTCGCCTGGCCGGGTGTCGGGCAGTACGCCTACAAGAGCGCCACCTCCCTCGACCTGCCCGCCGTGATGGGCGTCGGCCTGGTGGTGGGCTGCGTCTACCTCGTCATCAACCTGATCGTCGACGTGCTGTACGGCATCATCGACCCCCGAGTGAGAATGTCGTGA
- a CDS encoding Lrp/AsnC family transcriptional regulator codes for MSRNEAHEGGQPGRIGIGLELDATHLKILEVLRENGRISVAALAERVGISRANAYTRFEALRADGAIKRFTAEIDHVRAGLGITALVFVTVRQQMWRQFRAQLAQMPEVEYCAITTGQHDAMIQVRMADVAAVHTLVTERLANIPAVKATETVFILDEVLRRPYVLPTDRGAGQQVRRPAPDPAAADVPLGKMRFVGAAEGRAQLQRGV; via the coding sequence ATGTCAAGGAACGAGGCTCACGAGGGCGGTCAGCCTGGACGGATCGGCATCGGCCTGGAGCTCGACGCGACACATCTGAAGATCCTTGAGGTGTTGCGGGAGAACGGCAGGATCTCCGTGGCGGCTCTCGCCGAGCGGGTCGGGATCTCGCGGGCGAACGCCTACACGAGGTTCGAGGCGCTCCGTGCCGACGGCGCGATCAAGCGGTTCACCGCGGAGATCGACCACGTCCGCGCCGGTCTCGGCATCACCGCGCTGGTCTTCGTCACCGTCCGTCAGCAGATGTGGCGCCAGTTCCGCGCGCAACTCGCCCAGATGCCCGAGGTGGAGTACTGTGCGATCACCACCGGCCAGCACGACGCGATGATCCAGGTGCGGATGGCCGACGTCGCCGCCGTCCACACCCTCGTGACCGAGCGGCTGGCCAACATCCCGGCGGTCAAGGCCACTGAGACCGTCTTCATCCTCGACGAGGTGCTCAGGCGTCCGTACGTCCTGCCGACCGACCGAGGCGCCGGCCAGCAGGTCCGCCGCCCGGCCCCCGACCCGGCCGCCGCCGACGTGCCGCTGGGCAAGATGCGCTTCGTGGGCGCGGCCGAGGGCCGTGCCCAGCTCCAGCGGGGTGTCTGA
- a CDS encoding ABC transporter substrate-binding protein produces the protein MTIRSRRPGANAALLPVLLTGALALAACSSGGSSPAPQSGGAPAGAKTLVIDTSFDLKTADPGRTYEPTGLIIGKATYETLLTFEGSNVTKPVPALAESFELSKDGKTLTLKLRQGVTFADGSPVTADDVVFSLNRVRDMKGTPSFLLDGVQVEKTDDTTITLTSEKANPALPYILPNPALGILNSKVAKENGATADTGDKAEQYLNSTSAGSGPYTIESFNVSSQVVLKANAKYWGQQKPVYDKVVIRNVEAATQKLNVSRGDSQVALNLSGDQVSGIPGTLQVKKTPSANVIFLFANQDPSISKVTSNPKFAEAVRKGIDYAGLLELAGDGSVQAPGVIPSMLLGALPPDSGITRDLEGAKAALRESGVTNPTVKLEYPSELTVNGLSFQPLAERIQANLKEVGITVELAPAPVATALDNYRNGKEEMGLWYWGPDYPDPSDYLAFLPGKLVGLRAGWKAGSDRALEAAGDKAALTLGDEARRQAYVDIQNKLNASGPFVTLIQPSQNIVTAPSVTGLEFHPVWTVDVADLGVK, from the coding sequence ATGACGATCCGTTCACGGCGTCCGGGAGCGAATGCGGCGCTGCTGCCGGTGCTGCTCACCGGCGCCCTCGCTCTCGCCGCCTGCTCAAGCGGCGGTTCGTCCCCGGCACCTCAGAGCGGCGGCGCCCCCGCGGGCGCCAAGACGCTCGTGATCGACACCTCCTTCGACCTGAAGACGGCGGACCCGGGCCGGACCTACGAGCCGACCGGCCTGATCATCGGCAAGGCGACCTACGAGACCCTGCTCACCTTCGAGGGCTCCAACGTCACCAAGCCCGTCCCGGCCCTCGCCGAGTCGTTCGAGCTGTCCAAGGACGGCAAGACGCTGACGCTCAAGCTCCGCCAGGGCGTCACCTTCGCCGACGGCTCCCCGGTGACCGCCGACGACGTCGTCTTCTCGCTCAACCGCGTGCGCGACATGAAGGGTACGCCGTCCTTCCTGCTCGACGGCGTCCAGGTCGAGAAGACCGACGACACGACGATCACCCTCACCTCGGAGAAGGCCAACCCGGCGCTGCCGTACATCCTGCCCAACCCCGCGCTGGGCATCCTCAACTCCAAGGTGGCCAAGGAGAACGGCGCCACCGCCGACACCGGCGACAAGGCCGAGCAGTACCTCAACTCCACCTCGGCGGGCTCCGGGCCGTACACGATCGAGTCGTTCAACGTCAGCAGCCAGGTCGTGCTCAAGGCCAACGCGAAGTACTGGGGCCAGCAGAAGCCGGTCTACGACAAGGTCGTGATCCGCAACGTCGAGGCGGCGACGCAGAAGCTCAACGTCTCCCGCGGCGACAGCCAGGTGGCGCTGAACCTCTCCGGCGACCAGGTCTCCGGCATCCCGGGCACCCTGCAGGTCAAGAAGACCCCGTCGGCCAACGTGATCTTCCTGTTCGCCAACCAGGACCCCTCGATCAGCAAGGTCACCTCCAACCCCAAGTTCGCCGAGGCCGTGCGCAAGGGCATCGACTACGCGGGTCTGCTGGAACTGGCCGGCGACGGCTCGGTCCAGGCTCCCGGTGTGATCCCGTCGATGCTCCTCGGCGCTCTCCCGCCGGACTCGGGGATCACCCGCGACCTCGAGGGTGCCAAGGCCGCGCTCCGGGAGAGCGGCGTGACGAACCCGACGGTCAAGCTGGAGTACCCCAGCGAGCTGACCGTCAACGGTCTGTCCTTCCAGCCGCTCGCCGAGCGGATCCAGGCCAACCTCAAGGAGGTCGGCATCACCGTGGAACTGGCCCCCGCGCCGGTCGCCACGGCCCTGGACAACTACCGCAACGGCAAGGAGGAGATGGGCCTGTGGTACTGGGGCCCTGACTACCCCGACCCCAGCGACTACCTGGCGTTCCTGCCGGGCAAGCTGGTCGGCCTGCGGGCCGGGTGGAAGGCCGGCTCCGACCGGGCGCTGGAGGCGGCCGGCGACAAGGCGGCCCTCACCCTCGGCGACGAGGCCCGCAGGCAGGCCTACGTCGACATCCAGAACAAGCTGAACGCCTCGGGCCCGTTCGTCACGCTCATCCAGCCCAGCCAGAACATCGTGACGGCCCCGTCCGTCACGGGCCTGGAATTCCACCCGGTGTGGACCGTCGATGTCGCCGACCTCGGTGTCAAGTAA
- a CDS encoding LysR family transcriptional regulator, whose protein sequence is MGDVVRLDSLDLNLLNALHALLQERNVTRAGRRIGLSQPAMSGCLSRLRRHFGDDLMIRVGGGYELTPLGVSLVDPAALAVRVVQRVFSARPEFDPASFEHEFTVATSDHALTVLGEALTRTLRAQAPRVRIRFVQITPALVDDADTALRSVDGLLMPHGFISAYPAVDVYTDRWVVIADRDNPALREGLTTEHLHSLPWAAASRGPAAVASAARRPHMPGVEPRAEVVVENFPALPFLVAGTDRVALIQERLANRLRGVADFRILPCPGEVAPLREAFWYHPVRQADAAHLWLRETFARVGAGLPPLGPAEPS, encoded by the coding sequence ATGGGCGACGTGGTGCGGCTGGACAGTCTGGATCTCAATCTCCTCAACGCCCTGCACGCGTTGCTGCAGGAGCGCAACGTCACCCGCGCCGGACGACGGATCGGGCTCAGTCAGCCCGCCATGAGCGGCTGCCTGAGCAGACTCCGCCGCCACTTCGGCGACGACCTGATGATCAGGGTCGGCGGCGGCTACGAACTGACCCCGCTGGGCGTCTCCCTGGTCGACCCGGCCGCGCTGGCCGTACGCGTGGTGCAGCGGGTCTTCTCCGCCAGGCCGGAGTTCGACCCGGCGTCCTTCGAGCACGAGTTCACCGTCGCCACCTCCGACCACGCGCTCACCGTCCTGGGTGAGGCGCTCACCCGGACGTTGCGGGCCCAGGCGCCCCGGGTCCGGATCCGCTTCGTCCAGATCACTCCCGCGCTCGTCGACGACGCCGACACCGCGCTGCGTTCGGTGGACGGTCTGCTCATGCCGCACGGCTTCATCTCGGCCTACCCCGCCGTCGACGTCTACACCGACCGGTGGGTGGTCATCGCCGACCGGGACAACCCCGCCCTCCGGGAGGGCCTGACCACCGAGCACCTGCACTCCCTGCCCTGGGCGGCGGCCTCCCGCGGCCCGGCCGCCGTCGCCTCGGCAGCCCGTCGACCCCACATGCCCGGCGTCGAACCGAGGGCGGAGGTCGTCGTGGAGAACTTCCCAGCGCTGCCGTTCCTGGTCGCCGGCACCGACCGGGTCGCGCTGATCCAGGAGCGTCTGGCGAACCGCCTGCGCGGAGTCGCCGATTTCCGGATCCTGCCGTGTCCCGGTGAGGTCGCCCCCCTGCGGGAGGCGTTCTGGTACCACCCGGTGCGCCAGGCCGACGCCGCGCACCTGTGGTTGAGGGAGACCTTCGCGAGGGTGGGTGCCGGGCTGCCCCCGCTCGGCCCCGCCGAACCGTCCTGA
- a CDS encoding ABC transporter ATP-binding protein, which yields MTLTISALKVSVGDKEILHGVDLELQAGRVHGLAGESGSGKTMTGLAVLGLLPHGARTSGRIALGDRDLLTLPAKELNAVRGGEVAMVFQDPATSLHPMLSVGRQLTEHMRHHLGLDRKQARARAVELLGQVRIPGPETAIDRYPHQFSGGMRQRIAIAIALACSPKVLIADEPTTALDVTVQAGILRLLRGLCDDLGLAVLLVTHDLGVMSAVADEVSVMKDGLVVETGPRGKVLRDPAHPYTRALLDSLPGETS from the coding sequence TTGACCCTCACCATCTCCGCGCTGAAGGTCTCCGTCGGCGACAAGGAGATCCTGCACGGGGTCGACCTCGAACTCCAGGCCGGCCGTGTGCACGGCCTGGCCGGTGAGAGCGGCTCCGGCAAGACCATGACCGGCCTGGCCGTGCTCGGCCTGCTCCCGCACGGGGCCCGCACCAGCGGCCGGATCGCCCTGGGAGACCGTGACCTGCTCACCCTGCCCGCCAAGGAGCTCAACGCGGTGCGCGGCGGCGAGGTGGCCATGGTCTTCCAGGACCCGGCGACCAGCCTGCACCCGATGCTCTCGGTCGGCCGCCAGCTCACCGAGCACATGCGCCACCACCTGGGCCTGGACCGCAAGCAGGCACGGGCCAGGGCCGTCGAGCTGCTGGGCCAGGTGCGCATCCCGGGCCCGGAGACGGCGATCGACCGCTACCCGCACCAGTTCTCCGGCGGCATGCGCCAGCGCATCGCGATCGCCATCGCGCTGGCCTGCTCGCCGAAGGTGCTCATCGCCGACGAACCCACGACCGCCCTCGACGTGACCGTCCAGGCCGGGATCCTCCGGCTGCTGCGCGGCCTCTGCGACGACCTGGGCCTGGCCGTGCTGCTCGTCACCCACGACCTCGGCGTGATGTCGGCGGTCGCCGACGAGGTCAGCGTGATGAAGGACGGCCTGGTCGTGGAGACGGGCCCACGCGGCAAGGTGCTGCGCGACCCGGCCCACCCCTACACCCGTGCCCTGCTGGACTCACTACCCGGGGAGACCTCGTGA
- a CDS encoding penicillin-binding transpeptidase domain-containing protein — MRSRRFLVLIAVAVAIAAFGVYAVLMAPGSVGAAPSPRPGGSAGQVVELSPVPDPTPSPVFDPTPTPAPPDGPEQVAARYFDAWRAGDLTTMAGLVAGPPADFAERHRRFDTELQVSSLSLTPGQPHREGDTAEVPFSGVREVAGLGAWEFSSVLRLAPQNGTWQVLWSAETLHPSLRDGVSLRLRETRARRPATLTREGTPFPRESRAGDYYTGLTGTAIDLAVVEEPGGRVLLASPARPPEGTRTTISRPVQAAAARALDGVGRPAAIVAVDIPTGQVRAVADTLGGGRRAFTGLYPPGSTFKAVTAAALLRAGLTPDSPVPCPASYTAPNAKPFTNDHGADHGTVPLTRAFALSCNTSFVQQAHERLRDGRLRAEAADRFGFREKPGESTCRIGQAATPDELGSDAIGQNSVLASPLCMAEVAAAVASGTWRPAIMTEAPPVDAPPAVPLEENVAAGLRTMMGAVVTQGTAAQAGLPEGTAGKTGTAEVAGKESHAWFIGYRGDLAFAVLVENGGGGGAVAAPVAARFLKAL, encoded by the coding sequence ATGCGCAGCCGGCGGTTCCTCGTGCTGATCGCCGTTGCGGTCGCGATCGCCGCGTTCGGCGTGTACGCGGTGCTGATGGCACCGGGCAGCGTGGGCGCCGCCCCCTCACCCCGGCCGGGCGGCTCGGCCGGGCAGGTCGTGGAGCTCTCCCCCGTCCCGGACCCCACCCCCAGCCCCGTCTTCGACCCCACGCCCACCCCGGCCCCGCCGGACGGTCCCGAGCAGGTCGCGGCCAGATACTTCGACGCGTGGCGGGCCGGTGACCTCACCACCATGGCCGGTCTGGTCGCGGGCCCCCCGGCCGACTTCGCCGAGCGGCACCGCCGCTTCGACACCGAACTGCAGGTCTCCTCGCTCTCCCTGACCCCCGGGCAGCCGCACCGGGAGGGCGACACGGCCGAGGTCCCCTTCTCCGGGGTACGCGAGGTCGCCGGGCTGGGTGCGTGGGAGTTCTCGTCCGTCCTGCGCCTGGCTCCGCAGAACGGCACCTGGCAGGTGCTCTGGTCGGCCGAGACGCTCCACCCCTCGCTCAGGGACGGGGTGAGCCTGCGCCTGCGCGAGACCCGGGCCCGACGGCCGGCCACGCTCACCCGTGAGGGGACGCCGTTCCCCCGCGAGAGCAGGGCCGGCGACTACTACACCGGCCTGACCGGCACGGCGATCGACCTCGCCGTGGTGGAGGAGCCCGGCGGACGGGTGCTGCTGGCCTCGCCCGCCCGGCCGCCGGAGGGCACCCGGACCACGATCTCCCGGCCGGTGCAGGCCGCCGCCGCCCGCGCCTTGGACGGGGTCGGGCGGCCCGCCGCGATCGTGGCCGTGGACATCCCGACCGGGCAGGTGCGCGCGGTGGCGGACACGCTGGGTGGTGGGCGGCGGGCGTTCACCGGCCTCTACCCGCCGGGTTCGACGTTCAAGGCGGTGACCGCCGCGGCGCTGCTGCGCGCCGGGCTGACCCCCGACTCGCCCGTGCCCTGCCCGGCGTCCTACACCGCCCCCAACGCCAAGCCCTTCACCAACGACCACGGCGCCGACCACGGCACCGTGCCTCTCACCCGGGCTTTCGCGCTCTCCTGCAACACCAGCTTCGTGCAGCAGGCCCACGAGCGGCTCCGCGACGGCCGGTTGCGCGCCGAGGCCGCCGACCGTTTCGGTTTCCGTGAGAAGCCCGGTGAGAGCACCTGCCGGATCGGGCAGGCCGCCACCCCCGACGAACTGGGCTCCGACGCCATCGGGCAGAACTCGGTGCTGGCCAGTCCGCTGTGCATGGCGGAGGTCGCCGCCGCGGTCGCGAGCGGAACCTGGAGACCCGCGATCATGACCGAGGCGCCACCCGTCGACGCGCCGCCCGCGGTGCCGCTGGAGGAGAACGTGGCCGCCGGCCTGCGGACGATGATGGGTGCGGTGGTCACCCAGGGGACGGCGGCACAGGCCGGACTCCCGGAGGGGACCGCCGGGAAGACCGGCACCGCCGAGGTCGCGGGTAAGGAGTCCCACGCCTGGTTCATCGGCTATCGCGGCGATCTCGCCTTCGCGGTGCTCGTCGAGAACGGGGGCGGCGGCGGCGCCGTGGCGGCTCCCGTCGCCGCCAGGTTCCTCAAGGCGCTGTAG
- a CDS encoding NAD(P)/FAD-dependent oxidoreductase — MERDDVTRHGHRPVAPTPLTRTADVVIVGAGVLGAATASRLARDGHRVVVLERGAPGREGSGTIAGDLHVQVTRIRRPGETAPPDGARLLPLQRAASALWETVEDDLGASVELRRCGGFTVAETEGQVRELHDKHGREIAAGVETEVLDGDAARSALPLLGPAVAAATWCPSDGYANPLKVTPAYLADAARHGAELVPFTPVERITRTGGTWRVEAGGRTLEAPVVVDAAGPWLGEVAALTGVGLRLTPVTLQMHATVRAPATLRPLVRHAGAGLSVKQAAAGNLLVGGRSAGAVNLAGRSEPAVDGLVGDMALAVRMLPFIRDLRLLRVWAGPLAATPDGMPVIGEVPGMPGFLVAGGTRAFTLAPLWAETLGCLVAGTAPPVDVADLGPDRLVRRNRAG; from the coding sequence ATGGAGCGCGACGACGTCACCCGGCACGGCCACCGGCCCGTCGCCCCCACCCCCCTCACCAGGACCGCCGACGTGGTGATCGTCGGAGCCGGGGTGCTGGGCGCCGCGACGGCGAGCAGGCTGGCGCGCGACGGGCACCGGGTGGTCGTGCTGGAGCGCGGTGCCCCGGGCCGGGAGGGGTCGGGCACCATCGCGGGTGACCTGCACGTGCAGGTCACCCGCATCCGCCGTCCCGGGGAGACCGCGCCGCCGGACGGCGCGCGACTCCTGCCGCTGCAACGGGCCGCGAGCGCGCTGTGGGAGACCGTCGAGGACGACCTGGGCGCCTCCGTCGAGTTGCGCCGCTGCGGCGGCTTCACCGTCGCCGAGACCGAGGGGCAGGTCCGGGAACTGCATGACAAGCACGGCAGGGAGATCGCAGCCGGCGTCGAGACGGAGGTCCTGGACGGTGACGCCGCGCGCTCGGCGCTGCCGCTGCTGGGGCCGGCCGTCGCGGCGGCGACCTGGTGCCCCTCCGACGGTTACGCCAACCCGCTGAAGGTCACCCCCGCCTACCTCGCCGACGCGGCGCGGCACGGGGCCGAACTGGTGCCGTTCACACCGGTCGAGCGGATCACCCGGACCGGCGGAACGTGGCGCGTCGAAGCGGGCGGACGGACCCTGGAGGCACCGGTCGTCGTCGACGCGGCCGGGCCGTGGCTGGGTGAGGTCGCCGCGCTGACCGGGGTCGGGCTGCGATTGACCCCGGTGACGCTCCAGATGCACGCCACCGTACGCGCTCCCGCCACGCTGCGACCCCTGGTACGGCACGCCGGCGCTGGCCTGTCGGTCAAGCAGGCCGCCGCGGGCAACCTGCTGGTCGGCGGCCGGTCGGCCGGAGCCGTGAACCTCGCCGGGCGGAGCGAGCCCGCGGTGGACGGCCTGGTGGGCGACATGGCGCTCGCCGTGCGGATGCTGCCGTTCATCCGGGACCTGCGGCTGCTGCGGGTGTGGGCGGGGCCGCTGGCGGCCACACCGGACGGGATGCCGGTGATCGGCGAGGTGCCGGGCATGCCCGGGTTCCTCGTCGCGGGCGGCACCCGCGCCTTCACCCTCGCACCGCTGTGGGCGGAGACGCTCGGCTGCCTGGTGGCGGGGACGGCGCCTCCGGTGGACGTCGCGGACCTGGGGCCGGACCGGCTGGTGCGGCGGAACCGCGCCGGGTGA
- a CDS encoding SDR family NAD(P)-dependent oxidoreductase: protein MDSAQTGRSVPAPTAVVTGGGRGIGYAVAAELLRNGCEVVLVARDGQRGEAARSALAASAGTRVRLVVGDLSSVRTVRATAQALRDSCPRIDVLVHNAGLWPSRRVLNEDGLEQAFATNHLAPFLLNHELEPLLTASAARVVQVSAGLYVKGRVDPERTPTGLDFHPVRTYADTKLCNLLLVPRFAERWQGTGVTVNAVHPGVIRTGLGDRGGPLGYLLKAVKLLWKSPEVGAGPVVRLALADEVAGVTGRYFELDQERPPAPVATDAVLAGRLWTQALELTGLEQTPPARSDAGGPP from the coding sequence ATGGACAGTGCGCAGACAGGCCGGTCGGTTCCCGCCCCGACGGCCGTGGTGACGGGCGGCGGCCGGGGCATCGGGTACGCCGTCGCCGCGGAACTGCTGCGGAACGGGTGCGAGGTGGTGCTGGTCGCACGTGACGGGCAGCGGGGTGAGGCCGCGCGGAGCGCGCTCGCCGCCTCGGCGGGGACGCGCGTGCGCCTGGTCGTCGGCGACCTGTCCAGCGTCCGGACGGTGCGCGCGACCGCGCAGGCGCTCCGTGACAGCTGTCCCCGCATCGACGTGCTCGTCCACAACGCCGGTCTGTGGCCGAGCCGCCGAGTCCTCAACGAGGACGGGCTGGAGCAGGCGTTCGCCACCAACCACCTCGCGCCGTTCCTGCTCAACCACGAGCTGGAGCCGCTGCTGACGGCCTCCGCCGCGCGGGTCGTGCAGGTCAGCGCCGGGCTCTACGTCAAGGGGCGGGTCGACCCCGAGCGCACGCCCACCGGGCTCGACTTCCATCCGGTGCGCACCTACGCCGACACCAAGCTGTGCAACCTGCTGCTGGTGCCGCGGTTCGCCGAGCGCTGGCAGGGCACCGGGGTGACCGTCAACGCCGTGCACCCCGGTGTGATCCGCACCGGGCTGGGAGACCGCGGCGGCCCACTGGGCTACCTGCTCAAGGCCGTGAAACTGCTGTGGAAGAGCCCGGAGGTCGGTGCCGGGCCCGTGGTCAGGCTGGCACTGGCCGACGAGGTCGCCGGGGTGACCGGACGCTACTTCGAGCTGGATCAGGAACGGCCACCGGCGCCGGTCGCCACCGACGCCGTGCTCGCCGGACGGCTCTGGACGCAGGCCCTGGAGCTCACCGGTCTGGAACAGACGCCGCCGGCCCGCTCCGACGCCGGTGGGCCGCCGTAG
- a CDS encoding ABC transporter permease — MKLPKAWRQPLAIVGGVVALAWLVIALAAPWLAPHDPLAQDLPRLAAPGPGHWMGTDQLGRDVLSRVLYGARVSIPLTLLLVTLSVLVGGLLGACAGYFGKWVDETIMRFADLVFAFPTVILAMVVAAALGASLTNAVLAVLVVAWPAYARVTRGLVLGVREREFVVAGRLLGFSAWRSLRVDVLPNVTGPILVLATLDIGTALLLLSGLSFLGLGAKPPSPEWGAMVASGVEVFDSWWVAAFPGLAILTVVLAFNFLGDTLRDALDPRTARAIKERAL; from the coding sequence GTGAAACTTCCCAAAGCATGGCGGCAGCCGCTGGCGATCGTCGGCGGGGTCGTGGCACTCGCGTGGCTCGTGATCGCCCTGGCCGCCCCGTGGCTGGCCCCGCACGACCCGCTCGCCCAGGACCTGCCGCGGCTGGCGGCGCCGGGGCCGGGCCACTGGATGGGCACCGACCAGCTCGGCCGCGACGTCCTCAGCCGCGTCCTGTACGGCGCGCGCGTGTCGATCCCGCTGACCCTGCTGCTGGTCACCCTGTCGGTGCTGGTCGGCGGCCTGCTCGGCGCCTGCGCCGGATACTTCGGCAAGTGGGTGGACGAGACGATCATGCGGTTCGCGGACCTCGTCTTCGCCTTCCCCACCGTGATCCTGGCCATGGTCGTCGCCGCGGCGCTCGGCGCGAGCCTCACCAACGCCGTCCTCGCCGTCCTCGTCGTCGCCTGGCCCGCCTACGCCCGGGTGACCCGCGGCCTGGTGCTGGGCGTGCGCGAACGCGAGTTCGTGGTGGCCGGGCGACTGCTCGGCTTCTCCGCCTGGCGTTCCCTGCGCGTGGACGTGCTGCCGAACGTCACCGGGCCGATCCTGGTGCTCGCGACCCTGGACATCGGCACCGCGCTGCTGCTGCTCTCGGGCCTGTCGTTCCTCGGGCTCGGCGCGAAGCCGCCGTCTCCCGAGTGGGGTGCGATGGTCGCCTCCGGCGTCGAGGTGTTCGACAGCTGGTGGGTGGCGGCCTTCCCCGGCCTGGCCATCCTGACCGTCGTGCTCGCCTTCAACTTCCTGGGCGACACGCTGCGCGACGCCCTCGACCCCCGCACGGCCCGCGCCATCAAGGAGCGTGCGCTTTGA